In a genomic window of Paracoccaceae bacterium:
- a CDS encoding ABC transporter permease subunit → MNRLSWFNVTSLTFGFAFLYLPMVILVIYSFNESKLVTVWAGFSTKWYGELLQNEAFLDAAWVTVKVAVFSSTLATVLGTMAAYVLVRGGRFLGRTVFSGMIYAPLVMPEVITGLSLLLLFIGIGLDRGVLTIVLAHTTFSMCYVSVVVSSRLMTFDRSLEEAAQDLGCSGFDAFRLVTLPIIAPAVISGWLLAFTLSLDDLVIASFTAGPSATTLPIKIFSAVRLGVSPEINALSTIMIAIVALGVISASLVSKRNSLKQQKDEQAAARAA, encoded by the coding sequence ATGAACAGGCTGAGCTGGTTCAACGTAACGTCGCTGACCTTTGGGTTTGCCTTTCTTTATTTGCCGATGGTCATTCTGGTCATTTATTCATTCAACGAAAGCAAACTGGTGACCGTCTGGGCGGGATTTTCGACGAAATGGTACGGTGAGCTTCTCCAAAACGAGGCCTTCCTTGATGCAGCATGGGTCACCGTGAAGGTTGCGGTCTTTTCGTCAACGCTTGCCACAGTCCTGGGGACAATGGCTGCCTATGTCCTGGTGCGTGGCGGGCGGTTTCTTGGGCGGACTGTATTCTCGGGCATGATCTATGCGCCATTGGTGATGCCGGAAGTCATAACCGGTTTGTCACTGCTGTTGCTCTTCATCGGAATCGGTCTGGACCGCGGCGTTTTGACGATCGTATTGGCGCATACCACATTCTCAATGTGTTACGTGTCAGTCGTGGTTTCTTCCCGCCTGATGACATTTGACCGGTCTTTGGAAGAAGCCGCTCAAGATTTGGGCTGCTCCGGTTTCGATGCGTTTCGGCTTGTGACATTGCCAATTATCGCGCCCGCCGTGATTTCCGGTTGGCTTTTGGCCTTCACGTTAAGCCTTGATGATCTGGTGATCGCCTCATTCACCGCGGGCCCGTCGGCCACAACTTTACCCATCAAGATCTTCTCTGCCGTACGCTTGGGTGTTTCACCAGAGATCAACGCGTTGTCCACGATCATGATTGCAATCGTAGCTCTCGGGGTGATCAGCGCGTCTCTTGTGTCAAAACGAAACAGCCTCAAGCAACAAAAAGACGAACAGGCAGCAGCCCGCGCTGCATGA